The following coding sequences are from one Ursus arctos isolate Adak ecotype North America unplaced genomic scaffold, UrsArc2.0 scaffold_23, whole genome shotgun sequence window:
- the CDC42EP2 gene encoding cdc42 effector protein 2, which produces MSTKVPIYLKRGSRKGKKEKLRDLLSSDMISPPLGDFRHTIHIGSGGGSDMFGDISFLQGKFHLLPGTAVEGPEEDGAFDDLPFQFTRTATLCGRELPEGPSPLLKNAISLPVIGGPQALTLPTTQAPPKPPRLHLETPQPSPQPSPQEAGSVDIWRIPEAGSAHNGLTPESGAEEPFLSHASSLLSLHVDLGPSILDDVLQIMDQDLGHMQIPT; this is translated from the coding sequence ATGTCCACCAAGGTGCCCATCTACCTGAAGCGCGGCAGCCGCAAGGGCAAGAAGGAGAAGCTGCGGGACCTGCTGTCGTCGGACATGATCAGCCCGCCGCTGGGGGACTTCCGACACACCATCCATATTGGCAGCGGCGGGGGCAGCGACATGTTCGGCGACATCTCCTTCCTGCAGGGCAAGTTCCACCTCCTGCCAGGGACGGCAGTTGAGGGACCTGAGGAGGATGGCGCCTTCGACGACCTCCCCTTCCAGTTCACCCGCACCGCCACGCTGTGCGGACGGGAGCTCCCCGAAGGGCCGTCGCCTCTGCTCAAGAATGCCATCTCCCTCCCTGTCATCGGTGGGCCCCAGGCCCTCACCCTGCCCACAACCCAGGCCCCACCCAAACCCCCTCGCCTGCACCTGGAGACCCCACAGCCTTCCCCACAGCCTTCCCCGCAAGAGGCAGGGAGTGTGGACATCTGGAGAATTCCAGAGGCTGGCTCTGCCCACAATGGGCTGACCCCCGAGTCAGGGGCCGAGGAGCCCTTTCTGTCCCATGccagctccctgctctccctgcacGTGGACCTGGGGCCTTCCATCCTGGACGACGTCCTCCAGATCATGGACCAGGACCTGGGCCACATGCAGATCCCCACGTAG